CCTGGCCGCAAGTCATTCCTCAACCTGAACAGCCGGCTTGGGCACTGGGCGAATTTGTCTTGGAAGAAAGGAAGGTTTGGGTGGTAGATACCTTAAAACTAATTCTTCCAGCAGGTAAGCAACCGGTGCCGGCTTATCAAATGTTGTTGGTGGGTGATGGGATGGCGCTGGCCTGCGATAGCGTGGAGCAAATGGTGATTCTGGATCCCAATCAGGTGAAATGGCGTCAAGAGAGAACGCACAGGCCCTGGTTATTGGGCATGTTGACCACATCTCCTTGTGCCCTGATTGATTTTGAAAAATTGGTTTGAGACCTGAATTTTGCAAGTAATTTGAGCACCGAGGGTGTCAAGCAAAGCTTTAGGCAAGGCGGCAAGCCAATTTTTGCGCAGGAGTAGCAGCGCTACTTCGAGCATAAAATTGGTGCGGCCAACGCAGCATAAAGGCTTGATTTGGCAGCCGAATGCCGAATCACTTGCAGAATTTAGGTTAGATTAAATGATTTTATTTTTGGTGGAGAAATAGCAATGGCAGATGCAGCTGAAAAACTCGGTGATGAACTACTGCAATGGGTAACTTTCCGACTTGCCGAAGAAACCTATGGCATTAATGTCATGCAAGTACAAGAAGTTCTGCGGGTGACCGAGATCGCGCCAGTACCCGGATCGCCCGATTATGTCATCGGCATCATCAATCTGCGGGGCAATGTGGTGACAGTCGTCGATACCCGCAGCCGGTTTGGCTTGCCTTCGAAGGAGCCCGATGATCTCTCCCGTATCGTCATCATAGAATCAGGCGATCAAGAAATCGGAATTTTGGTGGATAGCGTGGCGGAAGTCGTGGAATTGCGCGCCTCTGATATGGAGTCCGCGCCCAA
Above is a window of Methylothermaceae bacteria B42 DNA encoding:
- a CDS encoding chemotaxis protein CheW, which codes for MADAAEKLGDELLQWVTFRLAEETYGINVMQVQEVLRVTEIAPVPGSPDYVIGIINLRGNVVTVVDTRSRFGLPSKEPDDLSRIVIIESGDQEIGILVDSVAEVVELRASDMESAPNVGNEESSRYIQGVTSQDGQLLILVDLNKFLTDEELAEIESL